A stretch of Phragmites australis chromosome 12, lpPhrAust1.1, whole genome shotgun sequence DNA encodes these proteins:
- the LOC133887347 gene encoding uncharacterized protein LOC133887347 translates to MKKVRARRQRIPAFGEWNYDYGGDWPVNQYFDSAMQARLGIALPPSPKPLKKVEWSNSAPLEQEEKQRQQQLHHGGLGEHGAVKKQGKQSRVADAGAHAAAYKVCRMAVKAMDQDLYAIPPDMLCDKPRQKRRTKRSLGLGCLGLGCIA, encoded by the exons ATGAAG AAGGTGAGGGCGAGGAGGCAACGCATCCCGGCGTTCGGGGAGTGGAACTACGACTACGGCGGCGACTGGCCGGTCAACCAGTACTTTGATTCCGCCATGCAGGCCCGGCTGGGCATAGCGTTACCACCCTCACCCAAGCCTCTCAAGAAG GTGGAGTGGAGTAATAGTGCACCACTGGAGCAGGAGGAGAAGCAGCgtcagcagcagctgcatcaCGGGGGACTGGGAGAACACGGGGCGGTGAAGAAGCAGGGGAAGCAGAGCAGGGTGGCGGATGCCGGGGCCCACGCCGCAGCTTACAAGGTGTGCCGGATGGCGGTCAAGGCCATGGACCAGGACCTCTACGCGATCCCACCCGACATGCTCTGCGACAAGCCAAGG CAGAAGAGGCGGACGAAGAGGAGCCTGGGGCTGGGATGCCTGGGGCTGGGCTGCATTGCCTAG